A genomic stretch from Candidatus Neomarinimicrobiota bacterium includes:
- a CDS encoding PD40 domain-containing protein has protein sequence MKKTLILLIMLSAGLYGALPEAASVDIITPDGDGSFYYPTFSPDGERLLLTRERFAGLWEYNLKTHTLDQISSEMGSGYEPLYSPDNTRIYYLRDTYENHKRYRSLMVYNRLSKGKDILIENERLLTHPLLATEEGVVTRTGTKILVVDRDRKAENPGTRLVHTFENHLTLYENGKEKRLTPSGEGNYVWASLSPSGDKILYNKAGEGAFICDLEGNIQAELGYANAPVWSPDGRWIAFMKDYDDGHFITESEIWLASADGKESVQLTNTNDAIEMYPRWSPDNKALTYHDLTGRIYIMKLHVTE, from the coding sequence ATGAAAAAAACATTAATTCTTCTCATCATGCTTTCAGCCGGCCTTTACGGGGCACTACCCGAGGCAGCATCTGTCGATATCATCACTCCGGATGGTGACGGATCCTTCTATTACCCAACGTTCAGTCCGGACGGCGAACGATTGTTATTAACTCGTGAGCGCTTTGCCGGTTTATGGGAATACAATCTCAAGACACATACCCTGGATCAGATTTCAAGTGAAATGGGGTCAGGTTATGAGCCTCTTTACTCTCCGGACAACACCCGGATTTATTACTTACGGGATACGTATGAAAACCACAAACGTTACAGATCTCTTATGGTTTATAATCGACTGAGCAAGGGAAAAGATATTCTGATTGAGAATGAACGGCTTTTAACCCATCCCCTGCTGGCTACGGAAGAGGGAGTGGTAACACGGACCGGGACAAAGATCCTTGTAGTAGACAGGGACCGCAAAGCGGAAAATCCCGGAACCCGTTTGGTACACACCTTTGAAAATCACCTGACATTGTATGAAAACGGCAAAGAAAAACGCCTGACACCTTCCGGAGAAGGAAACTATGTCTGGGCATCTCTCTCTCCAAGTGGTGATAAGATCCTGTACAATAAGGCCGGCGAAGGGGCTTTTATCTGCGATTTGGAAGGCAATATCCAGGCGGAACTGGGTTATGCCAATGCCCCGGTATGGTCTCCGGACGGCCGCTGGATTGCTTTTATGAAGGACTATGACGACGGTCATTTTATCACTGAATCGGAGATCTGGCTTGCCTCGGCAGACGGCAAAGAGTCTGTGCAACTGACAAATACAAACGACGCTATTGAAATGTATCCCCGCTGGTCACCCGACAATAAAGCTTTGACGTATCATGATCTGACCGGCCGGATCTACATAATGAAACTCCACGTGACGGAATAG